A region of the Acidimicrobiales bacterium genome:
GTCGTGTGCGCGCCGGGGAACCCGGGCACAGCGGCCTTCGCCGAGAACGTCGCCGCCACCGACATCGACGGTTGGGTGCGGGCCGCACGGGACGCCGCCGTGGATCTCGTCGTCGTCGGTCCCGAGCAACCACTCGTCGACGGCCTCGCCGACGCCCTGGCCGCCGTGGGCATCGCCTGTTTCGGCCCCTCCGGCGACGCTGCACGTCTCGAGGGTTCGAAGGCTCACACCAAGCGGTGCTGTGCCCGCTGGAAGATACCGACGGCCCGCGCCGAGATCGTCACCGATCTCGACGCCGGCCTGCGCGCGCTCGACACCTTCGACGAGGTGCCCGTCGTCAAGGCGAGCGGCCTCGCGGCCGGCAAGGGGGTCATCGTCCCGGCGGACCGCGCCGGTGCCGAAGAGGCCCTGCGTGCCATGTTCGTCGAGCGACGTTTCGGCTCGGCCGCCGACGAGGTGGTCGTCGAGGAACGCCTCCACGGGCGGGAGGTCTCGCTGCTCGCGCTGTGCGACGGCACCGATGCCGTCGCGCTGCCGCTCGCCCGGGACCACAAGCGACTCGGCGCCGGAGACACGGGCCCGAACACCGGCGGGATGGGCGCGGTCGCCCCGGCGGCGTTGGTCGACCCGGGCCTGGACGCGGCGTTCGTCGAGGCCGCCCTCGACCGTTTCGTGCGCACCGCGCTCGCCGGGCTCCGCTTAGAGGGGAGTCCCTACGTCGGGGTCCTCTACGCCGGGCTCATGGTCGACGACGCTGGGGCCGTCACGCTGCTCGAGTACAACTGCCGGATGGGGGACCCCGAGACCCAGGCGGTTCTTCCGCTGCTGGACGGCGCCGTGGATCTCGGCGAGGTGTTCGCCGCGGCGGCCGGTGGCGGCGGACTCGCCGGTGTGGAGATCCCGACACCGACTTCGGCCGCGGTCACCCTCGTCCTCGCCGCCCACGGCTACCCGGTCGACCCCCGCCGCGGCGACCCGATCGTCGGTCTGGACGCGGCGGTCGCCGCCGGATGCGACGTCTTCCACGCGGGGACGGCCGTCGACGCCGACGGCCGCCTCGTCACCGCCGGTGGACGGGTGCTCGCCGTCACCGCCGTGGCGGGCGACCCGGTCACCGCCACCGACCGTGCCCGGGCCGGAGCCGAGGCCATCGACTTCCCGGGCGCACAGTGGCGACGAGACATCGGCGCAGTGGGGCCGTGAGCGCCGGTCCCGCGGGGTCCGGCCCCGCCCGCACCGACGCCACCGGCGACGAGGTGGTTTCCTATGCCGCTGCCGGGGTGGACATCGATGCCGCCACCGGAGCGGTCCGGGACTTCTCGGCCGCGGTGACGGCCACCCACGGCCCCCGCGTCCTGTCCGACGTCGGCAGCTTCGGCGGGCTCTTCGACATCTCCGACCTCGGTTCGAACCCCGTCCTGGTCGCATCCGCCGACGGCGTGGGAACCAAGGTCGAACTCGCCGCCCGGTACGGCCGCCATCGCGGCGTCGGTCACGATCTCGTCAACCACTGCGTCAACGACATCCTCGTCCAGGGCGCCCGGCCCCTCTTCTTCCTGGACTACGTCGCCACGGCGAGCCTCGACCCTGCTGTCATCGTCGAGGTCGTCTCGGGGGTGGCGGAGGCATGTGGGGCCGTGGGATGTGCCGTCCTCGGAGGCGAGGTCGCGGAGATGCCCGGCGTGTACGTCGAAGGCACGCTGGACGTCGCCGGGACCATCGTCGGTGTCGTCGAGCGTGATGCCGTCCTTCCCCGGCTCGACGAGATGGCCGTCGGCGACGTCGTCGTCGCGCTGCCGTCGGTG
Encoded here:
- the purD gene encoding phosphoribosylamine--glycine ligase; this encodes MVVGSGGREHALARSLHRAPSVDAVVCAPGNPGTAAFAENVAATDIDGWVRAARDAAVDLVVVGPEQPLVDGLADALAAVGIACFGPSGDAARLEGSKAHTKRCCARWKIPTARAEIVTDLDAGLRALDTFDEVPVVKASGLAAGKGVIVPADRAGAEEALRAMFVERRFGSAADEVVVEERLHGREVSLLALCDGTDAVALPLARDHKRLGAGDTGPNTGGMGAVAPAALVDPGLDAAFVEAALDRFVRTALAGLRLEGSPYVGVLYAGLMVDDAGAVTLLEYNCRMGDPETQAVLPLLDGAVDLGEVFAAAAGGGGLAGVEIPTPTSAAVTLVLAAHGYPVDPRRGDPIVGLDAAVAAGCDVFHAGTAVDADGRLVTAGGRVLAVTAVAGDPVTATDRARAGAEAIDFPGAQWRRDIGAVGP
- the purM gene encoding phosphoribosylformylglycinamidine cyclo-ligase gives rise to the protein MSAGPAGSGPARTDATGDEVVSYAAAGVDIDAATGAVRDFSAAVTATHGPRVLSDVGSFGGLFDISDLGSNPVLVASADGVGTKVELAARYGRHRGVGHDLVNHCVNDILVQGARPLFFLDYVATASLDPAVIVEVVSGVAEACGAVGCAVLGGEVAEMPGVYVEGTLDVAGTIVGVVERDAVLPRLDEMAVGDVVVALPSVSPHTNGYSLIRRVLDRVELTDELLDWLLTPHRCYLRDVEAWWAAGVEPSALAHITGGGLIDNVPRVLPDHLAVQIDTSSWVVPEGFTTFVEAAGIDHLESHRTFNMGVGLVAVVAPDKAAAALAVVEGSWVIGDVAPSEGTGVVFVPQP